From the Argopecten irradians isolate NY unplaced genomic scaffold, Ai_NY scaffold_1052, whole genome shotgun sequence genome, the window TCCCAGACCTAGACCTTAATGTCCCAAGTCCCAATGTAAGCTTGATAAGTGTACCATCATCACCTGAACTACCAGATTTGTTACATGTAAACATGGATGATCTAGAGATTCCTGTGGATGTATGGGATATTAATGTCAATGCTGGTATAGCTGTCACTAATGCTACAAATGCTACTGTTGGTACAAATGCTACAAACGCTACTGCTGGTACAGATGCTACAAATGCTACTACTGGTACAGATGCTACAAACGCTACTGCTGGTACAGATGCTACAAACGCTACTGCTGGTACAGATGCTACAAACGCTACTGCTGGTACAGATGCTACAAATGCTACTACTGGTACAGATGCTACAAACGCTACTGCTGGTACAGATGCTACAAACGCTACTGCTGGTACAGATGCTACAAACGCTACTGCTGGTACAGATGCTACAAACGCTACTGCTGGTACAGATGCTAAAAACGCTACTGCTGGTACAGATGCTACTGCTGGCGAAATGGATGTCACTGTTTGTGATACAGATCATTCCTATGTTTCACCACATAGTTCACCAGTGGTAATTATAAGTTTATATTATTAGTCTGTCACACTATGTCTGCTTTTGATAGCACATGTAATTACGAGTAATTTTCACCTTAAAACTATCTTATTATGGTGATAATACA encodes:
- the LOC138313908 gene encoding circumsporozoite protein-like — protein: MDDLEIPVDVWDINVNAGIAVTNATNATVGTNATNATAGTDATNATTGTDATNATAGTDATNATAGTDATNATAGTDATNATTGTDATNATAGTDATNATAGTDATNATAGTDATNATAGTDAKNATAGTDATAGEMDVTVCDTDHSYVSPHSSPVIVNMPKIPTCQICADRYCDSFLSCGHIICYVCAIELDERDKKCHICRNPFTTISKLYY